The Niastella koreensis GR20-10 genome includes a window with the following:
- the gltB gene encoding glutamate synthase large subunit, which yields MASNLGLYHPSFERDACGIGFVANIKGHKSHQNISDALTILENMEHRGACGCEANTGDGAGIMIQNPHEFFFDECLKLGVHLPAFGRYGVGVIFFPREIRLREECRDIFNRAAEKLGLEILVYRKVPVNPDGIGPSALSVEPEMEQVFIACPDHINNPIDFERKLFVLRNYASHTINNTVKKDAIGFYIASLSYKTVVYKGQLTSNQVRGYFNDLSNKRMVSAFGLVHSRFATNTFPSWKLAQPFRYIAHNGEINTLQGNLNWLKTSEHGFTSPFFTNEEMEILLPIVTEGQSDSACLDNMIELLALTGRSLPHVMMMLIPEAWDGNDQMDPVKKAFYEFHASIMEPWDGPASISFTDGKIIGATLDRNGLRPSRYCVTNDDRVIMASETGALPVDPAIIIEKGRLQPGKMFVVDMEQGRIISDEELKNDICSRKPYGDWLNQYKIRLEELDEPRVAFTHLSDASILKYQKALGYSTEDIDDIITPMAVDGKEPIGSMGTDTPLAVLSDQPQHITSYFKQLFAQVTNPPIDPIRERMVMSLATFVGNNDNLLLEDPKHCHTVALNHPILTSTELEKLRSIDTGIFQAKTLQTYFRADGKPGSLKKGLDRLCRYAEDAVHDGFEVLILCDRAVDSDHAAIPSLLATAAVHHYLIRKGLRGKVGIVVEAGDVWEVHHFACLLGFGATAINPYLALATIRNMKVNNTLQTELTWDQLRKNYIKAVCDGLLKVFSKMGISTLQSYQGAQIFEILGLNKDLVEKCFTGAVSRIEGIGLDELAKEALAKHWFAFSRKDIPVDRLPVGGVYQWKRKGEFHLFNPTTIHLLQYATRMNDYNTYKKYAKAVNDQSEKAATLRSMFQFKVNRPAISIDEVESAESILKRFATGAMSFGSISWEAHTTLAIAMNRIGAKSNTGEGGEDEARYTPLPNGDSMRSAIKQVASARFGVTSYYLTEADELQIKMAQGAKPGEGGQLPGHKVDDWIGKTRHSTPGVGLISPPPHHDIYSIEDLAQLIFDLKNSNRAARINVKLVSKAGVGTIAAGVAKAKADVVLISGFDGGTGASPISSIKHAGLPWELGLAETHQTLVKNKLRSRVTVQADGQMKTGRDIAIATLLGAEEWGVATAALVVEGCIMMRKCHMNTCPVGVATQDPELRKRFTGNADHVVNFFRFLVQDLREIMAELGFRSINEMVGQVDCLEMREGITHWKTSKLDLSPVLYKEPTGQYTGLYKQEEQDHGIAEVLDWKLLKAAQPALDKQERISASFPVKNTDRTIGTILSNEISKKYKGEGLPDDTIHFNFNGTAGQSFGAFNAKGITLELEGDANDYFGKGLSGAKLIVYPPKQSSYVPEENIIIGNVAFYGATSGEAYIRGKAGERFGVRNSGAEVVVEGVGDHGCEYMTGGRVVILGATGRNFAAGMSGGIAYVYDVKQQFATLCNKEMVDLDPLDAEDAQALNDMITRHYAYTGSAVARFVLDDFENQLKNFVKVFPTDYKKALKEKSKVKQSAKKK from the coding sequence ATGGCAAGTAACCTGGGTTTATACCATCCTTCCTTTGAGCGTGATGCCTGTGGCATTGGATTCGTAGCCAATATTAAGGGGCACAAAAGTCACCAGAACATCAGCGATGCTTTAACCATATTGGAAAATATGGAACATCGGGGTGCCTGCGGCTGTGAAGCAAATACGGGCGATGGTGCCGGTATTATGATCCAAAACCCCCACGAGTTCTTTTTCGACGAGTGCTTGAAGCTGGGCGTACATCTGCCAGCCTTCGGCCGCTACGGCGTTGGGGTGATCTTCTTCCCCCGCGAGATCCGTTTACGTGAAGAGTGTCGCGATATCTTCAATCGCGCTGCCGAGAAATTAGGGCTGGAAATTCTGGTTTACCGAAAGGTACCCGTAAATCCAGATGGCATTGGTCCCTCAGCATTGAGTGTGGAGCCTGAAATGGAACAGGTATTCATCGCCTGTCCCGACCACATCAACAACCCCATTGACTTTGAACGCAAATTATTTGTGCTGCGCAACTACGCCAGCCATACTATAAACAACACGGTTAAGAAAGACGCGATCGGTTTTTACATTGCATCGCTTTCTTACAAAACCGTTGTATACAAGGGACAGTTAACCAGTAACCAGGTTCGCGGTTATTTCAACGATCTTAGCAATAAGAGAATGGTTTCTGCTTTTGGCCTGGTACACTCCCGCTTTGCCACCAACACCTTCCCCAGCTGGAAACTGGCGCAACCTTTTCGCTACATAGCGCATAACGGAGAAATCAATACGCTTCAGGGTAACCTGAACTGGTTAAAGACCAGCGAGCATGGCTTTACGTCACCTTTCTTCACCAATGAAGAAATGGAAATATTGCTGCCGATCGTTACCGAAGGACAGAGCGACTCTGCCTGCCTGGACAACATGATCGAGCTGCTGGCATTGACCGGTCGTTCATTACCCCACGTTATGATGATGCTGATCCCTGAAGCATGGGATGGCAACGACCAGATGGACCCGGTGAAGAAGGCGTTCTACGAATTCCACGCTTCTATCATGGAACCATGGGATGGTCCCGCTTCTATCTCCTTCACTGATGGAAAGATCATTGGCGCTACCCTCGACAGAAACGGTCTGCGTCCTTCAAGATATTGCGTTACCAACGATGACCGCGTGATCATGGCATCTGAAACCGGTGCATTACCGGTTGATCCTGCCATCATCATTGAAAAAGGCCGTCTGCAACCCGGTAAAATGTTCGTGGTTGATATGGAGCAGGGCCGCATCATCAGCGATGAAGAGCTGAAGAATGATATCTGCTCACGCAAGCCTTATGGCGACTGGTTGAACCAATACAAGATCCGGTTGGAAGAACTGGATGAACCACGTGTTGCGTTCACTCACTTATCAGATGCTTCTATTCTTAAATACCAGAAGGCATTAGGTTATTCAACCGAAGACATCGACGACATCATCACGCCCATGGCTGTTGATGGTAAAGAACCCATCGGTTCAATGGGTACCGATACGCCGCTTGCTGTATTGAGCGATCAGCCGCAGCACATTACTTCTTACTTCAAACAATTATTCGCACAGGTAACCAACCCGCCCATCGACCCTATTCGCGAAAGAATGGTAATGAGCCTGGCTACCTTTGTTGGAAATAACGACAACTTGTTATTAGAAGATCCCAAACATTGCCATACTGTGGCATTGAACCATCCGATACTCACCAGCACCGAACTGGAAAAGCTGCGCAGTATCGATACCGGCATCTTCCAGGCTAAAACCCTGCAAACTTATTTCAGGGCAGATGGCAAACCAGGTTCTTTGAAGAAAGGTTTGGACAGACTTTGCCGCTACGCTGAAGATGCCGTGCACGACGGATTTGAAGTGTTGATCCTGTGCGACCGCGCGGTAGATTCTGACCACGCTGCTATCCCTTCTTTATTAGCTACCGCTGCAGTTCACCACTATCTTATCCGCAAAGGCTTGCGTGGTAAAGTAGGTATTGTGGTTGAAGCCGGTGACGTTTGGGAAGTACACCACTTTGCCTGCTTGCTGGGCTTTGGAGCTACTGCCATCAACCCATACCTGGCGCTGGCAACCATCCGCAACATGAAAGTGAACAACACGCTGCAAACAGAACTTACCTGGGACCAACTGCGTAAGAACTATATCAAAGCAGTGTGCGACGGTTTGCTGAAAGTGTTCTCTAAAATGGGTATTTCAACCCTGCAATCATACCAGGGTGCACAGATATTTGAAATACTTGGTTTGAACAAAGACCTCGTAGAAAAATGTTTCACTGGCGCTGTTAGCCGCATTGAAGGTATTGGCCTGGATGAGCTGGCTAAAGAAGCACTTGCCAAGCATTGGTTTGCATTCAGCCGCAAAGACATTCCGGTTGACCGCTTACCTGTAGGTGGTGTTTACCAATGGAAGCGTAAAGGCGAGTTTCACCTGTTTAACCCAACTACCATCCACCTGTTGCAATATGCAACCCGGATGAACGATTACAATACGTATAAGAAATATGCAAAGGCAGTAAACGATCAAAGTGAGAAAGCGGCCACCCTGCGCAGTATGTTCCAGTTTAAAGTGAACAGACCCGCCATCTCCATCGATGAAGTGGAATCGGCTGAAAGCATTTTGAAACGTTTTGCTACCGGCGCTATGAGCTTTGGTTCAATTTCGTGGGAAGCGCACACAACCCTGGCTATTGCTATGAACCGCATAGGTGCAAAAAGCAATACCGGTGAAGGTGGTGAAGATGAAGCGCGTTATACGCCATTGCCTAACGGCGACAGCATGCGCAGCGCCATCAAACAGGTAGCAAGCGCCCGCTTTGGTGTAACCAGCTACTACCTGACTGAAGCTGATGAGCTGCAGATCAAAATGGCGCAGGGTGCAAAACCCGGTGAAGGTGGTCAGTTACCCGGTCATAAAGTGGATGACTGGATTGGTAAAACCCGTCACTCTACACCAGGCGTGGGTTTGATTTCGCCGCCACCACACCACGATATTTATTCTATCGAGGATCTGGCACAGCTGATCTTTGACCTGAAGAACAGTAACCGCGCAGCCCGTATTAACGTGAAGCTGGTGTCAAAAGCAGGTGTAGGTACTATTGCAGCCGGTGTGGCCAAAGCCAAAGCGGATGTGGTATTGATCTCTGGATTTGATGGTGGTACAGGTGCTTCACCTATCAGTTCTATTAAACATGCCGGTTTGCCCTGGGAATTAGGTTTGGCCGAAACCCATCAAACACTGGTAAAAAATAAATTACGCAGCCGCGTAACCGTACAGGCCGATGGCCAGATGAAAACCGGTCGTGATATAGCTATTGCTACCTTACTGGGAGCAGAAGAGTGGGGTGTTGCAACTGCAGCCCTCGTTGTTGAAGGTTGTATCATGATGCGTAAGTGTCATATGAATACCTGTCCGGTTGGGGTGGCAACACAAGATCCTGAATTGCGCAAACGCTTTACAGGTAATGCCGATCACGTGGTGAACTTCTTCCGGTTCCTGGTGCAGGACCTGCGTGAGATCATGGCTGAACTGGGCTTCCGCTCCATTAATGAAATGGTTGGGCAGGTTGATTGCCTTGAAATGCGTGAAGGCATCACTCACTGGAAAACCAGCAAGCTCGATCTGAGCCCTGTATTATATAAAGAACCTACCGGACAATATACCGGTTTATACAAACAGGAAGAACAAGACCATGGTATTGCTGAAGTACTGGACTGGAAATTGTTGAAGGCTGCACAACCAGCGCTCGACAAACAGGAACGCATCTCCGCTTCCTTCCCGGTTAAGAATACCGACAGAACCATTGGTACGATCTTGTCGAACGAGATCTCGAAAAAATATAAAGGCGAAGGATTGCCTGATGATACCATTCATTTCAATTTCAATGGTACGGCAGGACAAAGCTTTGGCGCCTTCAACGCAAAAGGGATAACCCTTGAGTTGGAAGGTGATGCCAACGACTATTTTGGTAAAGGATTGAGCGGCGCCAAGCTGATCGTATATCCGCCAAAACAATCGAGCTATGTACCGGAAGAAAACATCATCATTGGCAACGTTGCCTTCTATGGCGCTACATCTGGTGAAGCTTACATCAGAGGTAAAGCCGGTGAACGTTTTGGTGTTCGTAACTCAGGCGCTGAAGTAGTGGTAGAAGGAGTGGGCGATCACGGTTGTGAATACATGACCGGTGGACGCGTAGTGATCCTGGGTGCAACAGGCCGCAACTTTGCAGCGGGGATGAGTGGTGGTATTGCATATGTGTACGATGTGAAACAACAGTTTGCTACCCTTTGCAATAAAGAAATGGTTGATCTCGATCCGCTGGATGCAGAAGATGCACAGGCGCTGAACGATATGATCACCCGCCACTATGCTTATACAGGAAGCGCCGTAGCACGTTTTGTACTGGATGATTTCGAGAACCAACTGAAGAACTTCGTTAAAGTGTTCCCGACCGATTACAAAAAAGCGCTCAAGGAGAAAAGTAAAGTAAAGCAAAGCGCCAAGAAGAAGTAG